From Bufo gargarizans isolate SCDJY-AF-19 chromosome 10, ASM1485885v1, whole genome shotgun sequence, the proteins below share one genomic window:
- the KLHL36 gene encoding kelch-like protein 36 codes for MEGTKQTRVSRPHKISESLKLYRWSDLSCLVLQRLHEQRQMGHFCDVVLVADDQRVPAHRNFLSACSDYFNSMFTIGMKEVHQKEVELVGASFLGLKAVIDFLYTGDLPLDGGNIDYVLETAHLLQIWKVVDFCCEYLENEVNEENYLYLQELASIYSLERLGCYIDSFILRSYSSLCYTSTFLQSIPLQKLCQYLTSSQVQHSSEHDLLQSALQWLTHCPQREGQAYQVLQNIRFQLIPKSEVLQRVKPVICSLLPKESNCECLVEEAIYYHSNVAAQPLLQNMRSTLRVGAERLLFVGGEVSEQCLELSDAVYSLDSQKEQWVLETQLPARRSHHCVTALGNFIYVAGGSFSRDNGGDAASNLLYRYDPRWSQWTQVAPMNQHRVDFYLAAVTDKLVAVGGRNENGALSSVEVYCPQLDLWTYVSELPRFTYGHAGSVHKDYVYVSGGHDYQIGPYRKNLLCYDPRADAWEERRPMTVARGWHSMCTLDDSIYAIGGSDDNLESMERFDILAVECYSPQCDQWTQVAPLLHPNSESGVAVLGNKIYILGGYSWENTTFSRTVQIYDKERKKWTKGTDLPKTVAGVSACVCVLKNRSHDKAKKTKTKRQSDKGR; via the exons ATGGAAGGTACAAAGCAAACCAGAGTTTCCCGGCCACACAAGATCAGTGAGTCTTTAAAG TTGTATCGATGGAGCGACCTCTCCTGTCTGGTTCTTCAGAGACTGCATGAGCAGAGGCAGATGGGGCACTTCTGTGACGTCGTACTAGTGGCAGATGATCAGCGAGTCCCGGCTCACAGGAACTTCCTATCGGCCTGCAGTGACTATTTCAACTCAATGTTCACCATAGGCATGAAAGAGGTGCACCAGAAGGAGGTGGAGCTGGTCGGTGCCTCGTTCTTAGGCCTCAAAGCTGTCATCGACTTCCTGTACACTGGTGATCTGCCTCTGGATGGAGGGAATATTGATTATGTTCTGGAAACGGCTCATCTCCTACAGATCTGGAAAGTGGTGGACTTCTGCTGCGAGTACCTGGAGAATGAGGTGAATGAGGAGAACTATCTGTACCTGCAGGAACTGGCCTCCATCTACAGCTTGGAACGTCTGGGCTGTTACATTGACTCCTTTATCCTGCGCAGCTACAGCTCCCTGTGCTACACCAGCACCTTCCTGCAGAGCATCCCTTTGCAGAAGCTATGTCAGTACCTGACGAGCAGCCAGGTGCAACACAGCAGCGAGCACGACCTCCTGCAGTCCGCGCTACAATGGCTGACCCACTGTCCACAGCGCGAGGGCCAGGCTTATCAGGTTCTGCAGAACATCCGATTCCAGCTGATCCCAAAAAGCGAGGTTTTGCAGCGAGTCAAGCCAGTAATATGTTCTCTGCTCCCAAAAGAGTCCAACTGTGAGTGTCTGGTGGAGGAAGCCATCTATTACCACAGCAATGTGGCAGCTCAGCCCCTGCTCCAGAACATGCGCAGCACCCTACGTGTGGGGGCAGAGCGCCTTCTCTTCGTGGGTGGAGAGGTTTCTGAACAGTGCCTTGAGTTGAGCGATGCTGTTTACAGTCTGGACAGTCAGAAGGAGCAGTGGGTGTTGGAGACGCAGCTTCCCGCTCGGAGGAGTCACCACTGTGTCACTGCTCTGGGCAACTTCATCTACGTGGCTGGAGGAAGTTTCTCGAGAGACAACGGTGGGGATGCTGCATCCAACCTTCTCTACAGATACGATCCCCGCTGGAGTCAGTGGACCCAG GTGGCCCCCATGAACCAGCATCGTGTGGATTTCTATTTAGCCGCAGTGACTGATAAACTTGTTGCAGTTGGTGGGAGGAATGAGAATGGCGCCTTGTCTTCAGTGGAAGTCTACTGCCCTCAGCTCGATCTTTGGACCTATGTATCTGAGCTGCCAAG ATTCACATACGGCCACGCTGGCTCCGTACACAAGGACTATGTCTATGTCTCTGGAGGACACGATTACCAGATTGGACCCTACAGGAAAAACCTGCTGTGCTATGACCCTCGAGCTGACGCCTGGGAGGAGAGGAGACCCATGACTGTTGCCCGGGGCTGGCACAGTATGTGCACACTGGATGACAGTATTTATGCTATAGGGGGGAGCGATGACAACCTGGAGTCTATGGAACGATTTGATATCCTTGCCGTGGAGTGCTACAGCCCCCAGTGCGATCAGTGGACACAGGTAGCTCCATTACTCCATCCGAACAGTGAGTCCGGGGTAGCCGTTCTAGGCAATAAGATCTATATCCTGGGCGGATACAGCTGGGAGAACACAACTTTCTCAAGGACTGTACAAATATATGATAAAGAAAGGAAGAAGTGGACGAAAGGGACGGACCTGCCCAAGACAGTGGCCGGAGTGTCCGCCTGTGTGTGCGTGCTGAAAAACCGGAGCCATgacaaagcaaaaaaaacaaaaacaaagagaCAGTCAGACAAAGGCCGATGA